The Delphinus delphis chromosome 7, mDelDel1.2, whole genome shotgun sequence genome includes a window with the following:
- the OTOS gene encoding otospiralin, with product MKTCLVPGLALCLLLGPLAGAKPVQEEGDPYAELPAMPYWPFSTSDFWNYVQHFQAMGAYPQLEDMARTFFAHFPLGTTLGFHVPYREE from the exons ATGAAGACCTGCCTGGTGCCCGGGCTGGCCCTCTGCCTCCTGCTGGGACCTCTGGCAG GGGCCAAGCCGGTGCAGGAGGAAGGAG ACCCCTACGCGGAGCTGCCGGCCATGCCCTACTGGCCCTTCTCCACGTCCGACTTCTGGAACTATGTGCAACACTTCCAGGCCATGGGGGCCTACCCCCAGCTGGAGGACATGGCCCGCACCTTCTTTGCCCACTTCCCGCTGGGGACCACCCTGGGCTTCCACGTCCCCTACAGGGAGGAGTGA